The region CGTCAACAACTTTGTTCTCGATACTTTTGCAATGTCTAAGTACAAAGGTGTACTCCTTAACAAACTCAAACCACTTGGCGTGTCTATGATTTAACTTTTTCTGGGAGATATATTGAAGCACCTGGTGATCAGAATAAAGAACAAACTCCTTGGGCAAAAGATAATGTCGTTAATACCTAAGCGCTTGAACTACAACATAAAACTTTCTATCATAGATGGTAGGGCTGTCAATGGATCAAATCTGGATCGGATCAGCCTTGATCCCTATCCTGATCTATTTAATTTTACCGGATTCGGATCCGGACCAGATTTTTGTCGGATTTTTTATAACCCGATCCATATCCGGATCCATTAGGATCACAGATCACGAACCGAAGCTCCGATCCGTTAAAATAGCAAATTTAGCAGAACCCAAGTATTTGTACATAATCCTAGAACAGTGACCTAAAATACAAAACATAATCCTAGAACAGTGACCTAAAATACAAGTGTTAAGAGTGAAATATCCAAGTACAATTATGGTAATTTATATGGTGGACATGAGCGAACAAGACCCAAAACCACTCCACCTATAGGATGGCTACCTTCTTCTTGGCGTCATTAAGCTTTTCACTGAAAAAGCTATAGAATAGCCACCTTGACTTAACACTCCACCTATTCCACTCCCACAACATCACATGTGACCTCAAACACTTTACCAAAATCCGGTAAAACGTGGACTGGAGCATGGACCAACCTCTCTTTAATCTCAGCAAAGGCTTTCACAGCCGATTTAGACCACACAAACTCCCATTTCTTCATACTATCAGTGATGGGAGCCATGATGGTACTGAAACCCCtaatgaaccgcctatagaatGTAGCTAATCCATGAAAATTTAACACGACATAATGACAACAATAAGataacaataataaaattatGATAAAGGAACAAGAACGGTGATTATAAATCCTCGGGAGATTGAACCGCAAGATAATCTCTACCCCAATCCATCCCCAAATTGATACATCATCAATATTCAAAGAAACGTTTTATTATAATCAAAGTCTAACTTCATAAGAAGCTGatacaagaatatatatatatatatatatatatatatatatatgctgtTTACAGACCTAAACAGCTGGGTAAAATAATAGTTCATCTCCCAACTACTTATTAAAGGTTCTAGCTATAACTACTAAGGAACTAGATAATACAAAGTCAAGTACACAATTGAAATAACACTAGTGATAATAACTTTCCCAACTGTTAAGTCAAGATTATACTTAAACAGGATACACACTACTACTAATCCCTATCAAAAGATAAATGCTTACTTCTTTGTAGACAAAGCCAATCATCAGTGTCAGATAGTTCACTGTAAAAGGAAAATGGCATATGATACTTTGATTTGTCTTTTTCTTTTCTCATAATATGGTCCTAATTTGTCCTTAATTTTATGAACATGATCATGATTGTGAAATATCAATGAATCTTCCATATCAATCCCCGTAACTGTTGGTTTAATTTAAAACATGGTTTACTTATATCATACAGGTGTCATCCTAGTTTGTAGGAATAAAAGACTATCTCGTACTGGTAGTTTCAGTTGTTTAGGAAAATAGGTGTAGCTGCAAGTTTTTAGGAGATGAAGTACTTATCTTAACATGTATTCAGTTTCCTTATATTCTGCTTTTGCTTATTGTAATCAATATCTCTTGTTTTAATAACAAAATACATTGCTATATCTCTCTGTCATTCATATACAAACTGGTATATAAACCCAGTATGTGTGCGTGAGTTGTGTAATCTGTTTAGATATTAACACGTGGTATCAGAGCCTCAAAGGGTGTATGCCAAAGTATATGCCCAAGGGTGCAACATCCATAGAAACGATATCCAAAACAAAGACGATGGAGACAGTTAAGAGAAAAGAGAACTCAATGGGACTGAATTACCCAATATTGACAAAGACCAACTACACTGCATGGTCCATGAAGATGAAAGTGTTCATACAAGCTCATGGCGTGTGGAAGGCTGTTGAACCAGCAAACGAGAAAGACAAGATTGTGGAGAAGACTGACAAAACAGCACTGGTAGCAATTTACCAGGGTATCACAGAGGATATGTTGCTATCAATAGCCGAAAAAGAAACATCCAAGGAAGCTTGGGAAATAGTGAAGAAGATGTGTCTGAGAGTAGATCGGGTGAAGAGAGCTAGGGTCCAAACACTGAAGGCTGAGTTTGAGTCCTTAAATATGAAGGACACGGAATTGATTGACGATTTTAGTATAAAACTTAATGGATTGGTGACACATATTCGTACGTTGGGGGAGAATATAGCAGAAGCATATGTTGTAAAGAAGCTACTCAGGGCTGTACCACCAAAGTTTCTGCAAATCACTTCTACCATTGAGCAGTTTGGAGATCTTGAGTCGATGACTGTTGAAGAAACAGTGGGGTCGCTTAAAGCACATGAAGAAAGACTCAAAGGACAGACAGAAAGTAGTGGGGGACAACTGTTGTTAACTGAGGAGGAATGGAGAAAGAGAGAGAATAGTAACGGGAAATTATTATTTACAAAAGAAGAATGGATGAAAAGGTCAGGAAAGGGAGGAACTGAGATTTCTTCAGGTCAAAAAAGCCAGAGCAGCCGTTGGGGACGTGATCGAAGCAAAGTCAGATGCTTCAACTGCAGTCTTATGGGACACTATACGGCCGAATGTCGTAAACCACGTCGTGATAAGGGGGAAAGAGATCGAGAACAAAAGATTGAAGCTAATCTACACATAACACAAGATGAAGAACTGGCTCTGTTATTTACAGAATGCAAGCCAGAAGAAATAAAGAAACAGTTATTGCTGAATGAAAAGGAACTGACACCAAAGCTGAGGAAAGGTAGTGATGGAAGGGTCGAGTCGAATATATGGTATCTTGATAATGGGGCTAGCAATCACATGACTGGTTATCGAGGAAAATTCAAGAATTTGGACGAAGGAGTAACAGGCCAGGTCAGATTTGGCGATGGATCTACTGTTGACATCAAAGGAAAAGGCACAGTtggatttatttgtaaaaatgGAGAGGAATTGATGTTCAATGAGGTATATTATATTCCTGATCTTTGCAATAATATTATATCTCTTGGACAACTTTCAGAAACAGGAAAGGAAATAGTAATGAAAGGCGAGTTCATGTGGATTTATGATGAACTAAAGAGATTGATTATGAAGGTGAAAAGGTCGGGAAACCGACTGTACAAAATAATTCTAGAAACCAGTGTTCTTTCATGTATGATGTCAAAGGTGGAGGAATCGACTTGGCTTTGGCACACCAGATTTGGTCATGTCAATTTCCAGACCATGATGGTGATGTCCAAAGATAATATGGTTTACGGACTACCAAAGTTTGGGAAGCCTAAAGAAGTATGTGTTGGGTGTTTGATGTCAAAGCAAACACGGAAACCATTCCCTCAGCAATCTGTTTTTCACGCCAAACAAGCTCTGGAATTAATTCATGGTGATTTGTGTGGGTCAATCTCACCCAGTAGGCTTggaaaggaaagaagccaaatgTGACACATATTCGTGTGTTTGGTTGTGTTGTATACATGAAGCTGCCCAGAGTGCACACCACTAAACTCGATAATCGAAGTCAGAAAATGGTACATCTTGGAATTGAACCTGGAACTAAGGCTTATAGGCTGGTTGATCCATTGACTGGGAAAATCTCAGTAAGTCGAGATGTAATCTTCGAGGAGCATAAAGGTTGGGAATGGAATGAAATGCAACGTCAAGAGGTGTCTGTTAACCAGGATATATTCACTATTCCAGCCACTCATTCGGTTAGTGAGAATGAAGATGTCACAGAGAATGAGGATATCACAGTGGTGGAGCCTGCCACACCAACACATAACTCCGGGGGAACCTCTATACCGAACTCGACGCCTGAATCTGCTGAAGGAATGAGTAGTCATACTGATATGCATGATGAAAGTACAGAGCCTAGGAAGTTTAGAATATTTAATGATGTTTATGCTGAGACAGAACAAATGGTACTAGAGGACGAGTTGTTATTTGTTGGCATTAATGAACTAACAAATTTTAAACAAGCGATTATGGAACCAGCATGGAAGCAGGCAATGGAGGTTGAAATCGAAGCTATAAGGAAGAATAATACTTGGAAGTTAACAGAACTACCATCTGGGCATAGAGAAGTGGGATTAAAATGGGTGTTTAAATTGAAGAGAGACAAGAATGGTGAAGTTATCAAGCATAAGGTGAGACTCGTGGCAAAGGGTTATGTACAAAAACAAGGCGTAGATTTTGATGAAGTGTTTGCCCCCGTTGCTCGGTTAGAAACAGTACGATTGTTGTTGGCTTTAGCGGCTAAAGATGGCTGGGAGGTACACCATTTGGACGTAAAGTCGGCCTTTTTGAATGGGGAACTACAAGAGACAGTATTTGTTTCACAGCCGGAAGGTTTTATCGAAGAAGGAAAAGAGCAGTTGATATATAGACTTATTAAGGCGCTGTATGGGCTGCGTCAGGCACCACGTGCGTGGTATGCGAGGTTGAACAAGTATCTCTTAAGCCTGGGTTTTAGTAAATGCCCATATGAGCATGCCGTTTATACAAAACAAGGAGGAGATGAAGCTTGGTCGTTGGTGTTTATGTAGATGATCTGTTAATAACGGGAACTAGTGTCTCAGGTATCAAGAACTTTAAAAAGCAAATGGCAGATGAGTTCGAGATGAGTGACCTAGGCAAGCTATCATATTACTTGGGCATCGAGGTAAGTCAACTGGAGGGAAGAATTGAACTCAAATAGACAGCGTATGCAACGAAATTACTTGAGAAAGCTGGAATGTCTGACTGCAAACCAGTTAAGTATCCCGTGGAGACAAAGATTCAGATTGACAAGGATGAGAAGGGGAAGGCTGTGAATCCCACCCAATTCAAAAGCATAGTAGGTGGGCTTAGATATTTGGTGCATACACGTCCTGATATAGCATACGATGTTGGTATAGTCAGTAGATACATGGAACGCCCTACTACATTGCACCAAACGACTGTGAAGCGAATCCTGAGGTATATAAAAGGGACGTTGGATCTTGGGTTAATCTATTCGAGAGGAGCTGGTAACTATATTCTATCTGGTTTTTCGGACAGCGACCTAGCTGGGAACGTGGAGGATCGTAGGAGTACAGGAAGGATGGCATTCTACTTAGATGAGAGCCTCATAACCTGGGTATCACAGAAGCAAAGATGCGTGACTTTGTCTTCGTGTGAAGCAGAGTTCATGGCGGCAACTGTTGCAGCTTGTCAAGGTGTATGGCTAAGAAACTTATTGAGTCAAATAACTGGGCGCAAGTTTGGTCCTGTGATTATATATATGGACAATAAATCTGCGATAGACTTGGCGAAAAACCCTGTTTTTCATGGAAGGAGTAAACACATAGACATCCGTTTTCACTTTATCCGCGAATGTGTTGAACGAAAGGAAATTGTTGTCAGGTACGTGAACACTGAGGAGTAACGCGCAGATGTGCTGACAAAGGGAATGAGTACTGTTAAGTTTGAAAAAATGCGTGCTTTGCTGGGCGTCAGGAGCTTACAGAAACATGTTTCAAATTAAGGGGGAATATGTTGGTTTAATTTAAAATATGGTTTACTTATATCATGCAGGTGTCATCCTAGTTTGTAGGAATAAAAGACTATCTCGTACTAGTAGTTTCAGTTGTTTAGAAAGATAGGTGTAGTTGCAAGTTTTTAGGAGATGAAGTAGTTATCTTACCATGTATTCAGTTTC is a window of Apium graveolens cultivar Ventura chromosome 11, ASM990537v1, whole genome shotgun sequence DNA encoding:
- the LOC141696481 gene encoding secreted RxLR effector protein 161-like, which translates into the protein MSDCKPVKYPVETKIQIDKDEKGKAVNPTQFKSIVGGLRYLVHTRPDIAYDVGIVSRYMERPTTLHQTTVKRILRYIKGTLDLGLIYSRGAGNYILSGFSDSDLAGNVEDRRSTGRMAFYLDESLITWVSQKQRCVTLSSCEAEFMAATVAACQGVWLRNLLSQITGRKFGPVIIYMDNKSAIDLAKNPVFHGRSKHIDIRFHFIRECVERKEIVVRCHPSL